A DNA window from Corynebacterium ciconiae DSM 44920 contains the following coding sequences:
- a CDS encoding glutamate-5-semialdehyde dehydrogenase, which translates to MTAETPTIELALAAREAATTIAQLRSPAKNEVLLAAATALEERTAEIMAANERDLERERAAGTSEALLDRLALSAERITGIADGLRLVAGLADPVGEIIRGHTLPNGLVLSQVRVPLGVIGMVYEARPNVTVDAFGLCLKSGNVALLRGSKSAVESNTALVAILQDVLAEHSLPRAAAQLLPCDSRESVTELITARGLVDLVIPRGGAGLINAVVTGATVPTIETGTGNCHLYIDGSADLEQAIALLINGKTRRVSVCNATETVLIDAALPTPSRRAIIDALVAAGVTVHADEKLVDLNDAVVAATAEDLDTEYLSMDITAVEVQGVAGAIEHIAAHSSGHTEAIAATDSSVLERFGREVDSAAVILNASTAFTDGEQFGFGAEIGISTQKLHARGPVGLPELTSTKWIVRGEGHTRP; encoded by the coding sequence ATGACTGCAGAGACCCCCACCATCGAGCTGGCCCTTGCCGCGCGCGAGGCAGCTACCACCATCGCGCAGTTGCGCTCCCCAGCAAAGAACGAGGTGCTGCTGGCCGCAGCCACAGCCCTCGAGGAGCGGACGGCTGAGATTATGGCCGCCAATGAGCGGGACCTCGAGCGCGAGCGTGCCGCCGGGACCTCCGAGGCGCTGCTTGACCGACTGGCGCTGAGCGCTGAGCGCATCACCGGTATCGCGGATGGGCTGCGCCTTGTTGCGGGCCTCGCCGATCCGGTGGGCGAGATCATTCGCGGCCACACCTTGCCGAATGGGCTGGTGCTTAGCCAGGTGCGCGTGCCCTTGGGGGTGATTGGCATGGTCTACGAGGCGCGCCCCAACGTGACTGTCGATGCCTTCGGTTTGTGTCTGAAGTCCGGCAACGTGGCACTGCTGCGTGGATCTAAGTCTGCAGTGGAGTCGAACACCGCCCTTGTGGCGATCCTGCAGGATGTGCTCGCCGAGCACAGTCTGCCGCGCGCCGCCGCGCAGCTTCTGCCCTGCGATAGTCGCGAGAGTGTCACCGAACTGATTACCGCCCGCGGGCTGGTGGATCTGGTGATTCCGCGCGGCGGGGCGGGTCTGATCAACGCCGTGGTCACCGGTGCTACGGTGCCGACCATCGAAACGGGCACCGGCAATTGTCACCTCTATATCGACGGCTCGGCTGATCTCGAGCAGGCGATCGCGCTGCTGATCAACGGCAAAACCCGCAGGGTGAGCGTGTGCAACGCCACCGAGACCGTGCTTATCGACGCCGCCCTGCCCACCCCCAGCCGCCGCGCCATCATTGATGCACTGGTGGCTGCAGGGGTGACGGTCCACGCCGATGAGAAGCTGGTGGACCTCAACGATGCGGTGGTGGCGGCCACCGCCGAGGATCTCGACACCGAGTATCTCTCCATGGACATCACCGCCGTGGAAGTGCAGGGAGTTGCCGGGGCCATTGAGCACATCGCCGCTCATTCCTCGGGACACACCGAGGCGATCGCCGCCACCGACAGCAGCGTGCTGGAACGCTTCGGCCGCGAAGTGGATTCTGCCGCGGTGATTCTTAATGCCTCCACGGCGTTCACCGATGGGGAGCAGTTTGGCTTTGGCGCGGAGATCGGCATCTCTACCCAGAAGCTGCATGCCCGCGGGCCTGTTGGCCTGCCGGAGCTGACCTCCACCAAGTGGATCGTGCGCGGGGAAGGACACACCCGGCCGTGA
- the lepA gene encoding translation elongation factor 4 yields the protein MAINCAETTFTDPAQIRNFCIIAHIDHGKSTLADRILQLTGVVDERDMRDQYLDNMDIERERGITIKAQNVRLPWVPRTGAHAGEQIVLQMIDTPGHVDFTYEVSRALEACEGAILLVDAAQGIEAQTLANLYLAMENDLEIIPVLNKIDLPAADPEKYAFEIAHIIGCEPEEVLRVSGKTGEGVEALLDKVCELVPAPTSVVPATAPARAMIFDSVYDTYRGVVTYIRVFDGKLEPRQKLKMMSTGATHETLEIGVMSPTAKKCQGLGPGEVGYLITGVKDVRQSKVGDTVTWATGGAETPLRGYQEPKPMVYSGLFPISQEQYPDLRDALEKLQLNDASLTFEPETSVALGFGFRCGFLGLLHMEITRDRLEREFDLDLISTAPSVNYRVVDEAGVESIVYNPSDWPSGKLREVWEPIVKTTIIIPADFVGPTMELCQSKRGQLGGMDYLSEDRVELRYTMPLGEIIFDFFDMLKSRTKGYASLNYEDAGEQEADLVKVDILLQGEPVDAFSAIVHRDHARTYGNKMTVKLKELIPRQQFEVPVQAAIGSKVIARENIRALRKDVLSKCYGGDISRKRKLLEKQKAGKKRMKNIGSVSVPQEAFVAALSTDEGK from the coding sequence ATGGCAATCAATTGTGCGGAAACTACGTTCACGGATCCGGCGCAGATCCGTAATTTCTGCATCATCGCGCACATTGACCACGGCAAGTCCACATTGGCGGATCGTATTCTGCAGCTGACGGGCGTGGTCGATGAGCGCGATATGCGTGATCAGTACCTCGACAACATGGATATTGAGCGCGAGCGCGGTATCACGATCAAAGCGCAGAACGTGCGCCTGCCGTGGGTGCCGCGCACCGGCGCCCATGCCGGGGAGCAGATCGTGCTGCAGATGATCGACACCCCCGGCCACGTGGACTTCACCTACGAGGTCTCGCGTGCCCTCGAGGCATGTGAGGGCGCAATTTTGCTTGTCGACGCCGCCCAGGGCATCGAAGCCCAAACCCTGGCGAATCTCTATCTGGCGATGGAAAACGATCTCGAGATCATCCCTGTGCTCAACAAGATCGACCTTCCCGCCGCGGATCCTGAGAAATACGCTTTCGAGATCGCCCACATCATCGGCTGCGAGCCGGAAGAGGTGCTGCGGGTCTCAGGCAAGACAGGCGAGGGCGTGGAGGCCCTGCTCGATAAGGTTTGTGAGCTCGTGCCTGCCCCCACCAGCGTGGTGCCGGCCACGGCACCGGCTCGCGCGATGATCTTCGACTCGGTGTATGACACCTACCGTGGTGTGGTCACCTACATTCGTGTCTTCGACGGCAAGCTCGAGCCGCGCCAGAAGCTGAAGATGATGTCTACCGGTGCCACTCACGAAACCCTCGAGATCGGCGTGATGAGCCCCACCGCGAAAAAGTGCCAAGGCCTCGGCCCCGGCGAGGTGGGCTATTTGATTACCGGTGTGAAGGATGTGCGCCAGTCCAAGGTGGGCGACACCGTCACTTGGGCCACCGGGGGTGCAGAGACGCCCCTGCGCGGCTACCAGGAGCCTAAGCCGATGGTGTATTCCGGTCTTTTCCCGATCTCCCAGGAGCAGTACCCGGATCTCCGCGATGCGCTGGAGAAGCTGCAGCTTAACGACGCCTCGCTGACCTTCGAGCCCGAGACCTCCGTGGCACTGGGCTTCGGTTTCCGTTGCGGTTTCCTTGGCCTGCTGCACATGGAGATCACCCGCGACCGCCTCGAGCGCGAATTTGACCTAGATTTGATCTCTACTGCGCCGAGCGTGAACTACCGCGTGGTTGATGAGGCTGGGGTGGAGTCGATCGTCTACAACCCCTCGGATTGGCCCTCGGGCAAGCTGCGCGAGGTGTGGGAGCCGATCGTGAAAACCACGATCATCATCCCCGCCGACTTCGTGGGCCCCACCATGGAGTTGTGCCAGTCCAAGCGCGGCCAGCTCGGCGGCATGGATTATCTCTCCGAGGACCGCGTGGAGCTGCGCTACACCATGCCTTTGGGCGAGATCATCTTTGACTTCTTCGACATGCTCAAGTCCCGCACCAAGGGCTATGCCTCCCTCAACTACGAGGATGCCGGCGAACAAGAGGCCGATCTGGTGAAGGTGGACATCCTGCTCCAGGGTGAGCCGGTGGATGCTTTTAGCGCTATTGTGCACCGCGATCACGCCCGCACCTATGGCAATAAGATGACCGTAAAGCTCAAGGAGCTCATCCCGCGCCAGCAGTTCGAGGTGCCGGTGCAGGCTGCGATCGGCTCGAAGGTGATTGCCCGCGAGAACATTCGTGCCCTGCGTAAGGATGTGCTCTCCAAGTGCTACGGCGGCGATATTTCGCGTAAGCGCAAGCTGCTGGAGAAGCAGAAGGCCGGTAAGAAGCGCATGAAAAATATCGGCTCGGTGTCGGTGCCGCAGGAGGCCTTCGTGGCCGCGCTGTCCACCGATGAAGGCAAATAG
- a CDS encoding queuosine precursor transporter: MTVHNAPASGQAAESTASVAASTSGGPQPQRSLFPIFGAVFVAVFLLSNITATKGVSIGPLVTDGAFFLFPLAYVIGDVLTECYGFKNTRRMIFTGFGTAVLAIVTFYIAIWLPAADFYDNDEAFATVLGLVPQIFIASLAGYLVGQLLNSFVLASMKKRSGQKNLWARLLGSTVVGELADTIIFCAIAASVIGITTWGDAINYTIVGFVWKTAMEIVVMPITYAVIAWVRKTDPTTW; the protein is encoded by the coding sequence ATGACTGTTCATAATGCGCCCGCATCTGGGCAGGCGGCGGAGTCAACAGCCTCCGTCGCCGCGTCTACCTCCGGTGGCCCTCAGCCACAACGCTCGCTGTTTCCCATCTTCGGCGCCGTGTTTGTCGCCGTGTTTTTGCTGTCGAATATCACCGCCACCAAGGGTGTGAGCATCGGCCCCTTGGTCACCGACGGCGCCTTCTTCCTCTTCCCCCTCGCCTATGTGATTGGCGATGTCCTCACCGAATGCTACGGCTTTAAAAACACCCGCCGGATGATCTTCACCGGCTTCGGCACCGCCGTGCTGGCCATCGTCACCTTCTACATCGCCATCTGGCTTCCTGCCGCGGACTTCTACGACAATGACGAGGCCTTTGCCACGGTATTGGGCTTGGTCCCCCAGATCTTCATTGCCTCCCTCGCCGGCTATCTCGTCGGCCAGCTGCTCAACTCCTTCGTGCTGGCGTCGATGAAAAAGCGCAGCGGCCAAAAGAACCTGTGGGCCCGCCTGCTGGGTTCCACCGTTGTGGGCGAACTCGCCGACACCATCATTTTCTGTGCCATCGCCGCCTCTGTCATCGGCATCACTACCTGGGGCGATGCCATCAACTACACCATCGTGGGCTTCGTGTGGAAGACCGCCATGGAAATCGTGGTCATGCCCATCACCTATGCCGTGATCGCTTGGGTGCGCAAGACCGACCCCACCACCTGGTAA
- a CDS encoding histidine phosphatase family protein, protein MGRRLVLLRHGETEYNATARMQGQLDTKLSERGVIQARQAARYLSGLNFVRVVCSDLQRAHDTAREVSALLDVPLVTDERLRETHLGEWQGKSHAEIDAASPGARARWRHDVAWAPPGGETRLEVAARARAVVDQAMAECEEWEDASILFVAHGGTINALTGSLLGFSTAEEFSRLSTVSNTCWAQLQARPHYAPGSSRPKSFTPENIADAQWYLEGWNVGVTPGLTVCEGTNP, encoded by the coding sequence ATGGGCCGACGACTTGTCCTGCTGCGGCACGGGGAGACCGAATACAATGCCACCGCTCGCATGCAAGGTCAGCTGGACACGAAACTCAGCGAGCGGGGTGTCATTCAGGCCCGTCAGGCGGCGCGCTACCTGTCGGGGCTGAACTTCGTGCGCGTTGTGTGCTCGGATTTGCAGCGCGCTCACGATACGGCGCGGGAAGTCTCGGCCTTGCTGGATGTTCCGCTTGTCACCGACGAGCGGCTGCGCGAAACCCACCTCGGTGAGTGGCAGGGCAAGTCGCATGCGGAGATCGACGCCGCCTCCCCCGGGGCGCGGGCTCGCTGGCGCCATGATGTGGCGTGGGCACCGCCCGGCGGAGAAACCCGCCTCGAGGTTGCCGCCCGGGCTCGGGCCGTGGTGGATCAGGCCATGGCCGAGTGTGAGGAATGGGAGGACGCCTCCATTCTGTTTGTGGCCCACGGCGGCACGATTAATGCGCTCACGGGATCGCTGTTGGGCTTCAGCACGGCGGAGGAGTTTTCCCGCCTGTCTACAGTGTCCAATACCTGCTGGGCACAGCTGCAGGCCCGCCCTCACTATGCCCCCGGCTCCTCTCGGCCGAAGTCTTTTACCCCAGAGAACATCGCCGATGCGCAGTGGTATCTCGAGGGGTGGAATGTTGGCGTCACCCCGGGACTTACAGTGTGTGAGGGCACGAACCCATGA
- the nadD gene encoding nicotinate-nucleotide adenylyltransferase, with protein sequence MSTVARIGIMGGTFDPIHHGHLVAASEVADRFQLDQVLFVPTGEPWQKAGRDVSDAEDRYLMTVIATASNPRFATSRVDIDRGGSTYTIDTLHDLRAQFPAAELFFITGADALAKIVTWRDWEEMFSLAHFVGVSRPGYELEEDILPEVDRNRLSIVEIPAMAISSTDCRARASAGRPVWYLVPDGVVQYIAKRQLYRPEGRDRLSQPSFEAQRGAAMPAAQGAGAETHAEGGQ encoded by the coding sequence GTGAGCACTGTCGCACGCATCGGCATCATGGGCGGCACCTTTGACCCGATCCACCACGGCCACCTAGTGGCTGCCAGCGAGGTAGCCGACCGCTTCCAACTGGATCAGGTGCTCTTTGTGCCCACCGGTGAGCCCTGGCAAAAGGCCGGACGGGATGTCTCTGATGCCGAGGATCGTTATCTGATGACGGTCATCGCCACTGCCTCCAATCCCCGTTTCGCTACTTCTCGGGTGGATATAGATCGCGGGGGTAGCACCTATACCATCGACACGCTGCACGATCTTCGGGCACAGTTCCCAGCGGCGGAGTTGTTTTTTATCACCGGTGCGGATGCGCTGGCGAAGATCGTTACCTGGCGCGACTGGGAGGAGATGTTTAGCCTCGCGCACTTTGTGGGCGTCAGCCGCCCAGGCTATGAGCTAGAAGAAGACATCCTCCCTGAGGTAGATCGCAATCGGCTCTCCATTGTGGAGATCCCTGCCATGGCGATTAGTTCCACTGATTGTCGCGCCCGCGCCAGTGCCGGTCGGCCGGTTTGGTACCTTGTGCCCGACGGGGTGGTGCAGTACATAGCCAAGCGACAGCTCTATCGGCCCGAGGGCCGTGATCGCCTCTCGCAGCCATCCTTTGAGGCGCAGCGCGGCGCAGCTATGCCCGCAGCTCAGGGCGCGGGCGCGGAAACTCACGCCGAAGGCGGCCAATAG
- a CDS encoding DegV family protein: MTVRIVTDSTACLPHKLAEQLGITVVDIHVTHSDKDSTTAGLSALELVAAYARQLERGGDEGVLALHMSKEISSTWSAAVTAAGVFDENMVRVIDTESLGPTIGSACVAAALKANEGAELDACYDAAMEVLEHSEVWFYVHKIDDLRKSGRLSAANVLFSATLAIRPLMHLKQGRIEIAAKTRTQAKALAKLAEVVELYCCEEPAVVTVLHHEARESARTLATHIVERIHPASAVRLDTLGAALATHTGPGTIAVSVTRGNPSAIIAAMAVDN, encoded by the coding sequence ATGACGGTGCGCATCGTCACCGATTCCACCGCCTGTCTGCCGCACAAGCTCGCGGAGCAACTCGGCATCACGGTGGTGGATATTCATGTCACCCACTCCGATAAAGACAGCACCACTGCTGGGCTTTCGGCCCTCGAGCTGGTGGCCGCCTATGCCCGCCAGCTGGAGCGTGGCGGTGACGAGGGTGTGCTCGCCCTTCATATGTCTAAGGAGATTTCCTCCACGTGGTCTGCGGCTGTCACGGCCGCCGGGGTGTTTGACGAGAATATGGTGCGCGTCATCGACACCGAATCGCTGGGCCCCACCATCGGAAGTGCATGTGTGGCCGCGGCGCTTAAAGCGAACGAGGGCGCTGAGCTCGATGCCTGCTATGACGCAGCCATGGAGGTGCTAGAGCATTCCGAGGTGTGGTTTTATGTGCACAAGATCGATGACCTGCGCAAATCCGGCCGCCTTTCCGCCGCCAATGTGCTGTTCTCCGCCACTCTCGCTATTCGCCCGCTCATGCACCTCAAGCAAGGCCGCATCGAGATCGCGGCGAAAACCCGCACCCAAGCTAAAGCGCTGGCGAAGCTCGCCGAGGTGGTGGAGCTCTACTGCTGCGAGGAGCCCGCGGTGGTGACTGTGTTGCACCACGAGGCCCGTGAATCCGCCCGTACCCTGGCCACCCACATTGTCGAACGCATTCATCCTGCCTCCGCAGTGCGGCTCGATACCCTCGGCGCCGCCTTGGCCACTCACACCGGCCCCGGCACCATAGCGGTGAGTGTCACTCGCGGCAATCCCAGCGCCATCATCGCCGCCATGGCTGTGGATAACTAA
- the rpsT gene encoding 30S ribosomal protein S20, translated as MANIKSQKKRILTNEKARMRNKSIRSAVRTEIRKFRAAVEAGDKAAAESQLRVASRKLDKAVSKGVFHRNNAANKKSKMAHAFNKMEG; from the coding sequence ATGGCAAACATCAAGTCTCAGAAGAAGCGCATCCTGACCAACGAGAAGGCTCGTATGCGCAACAAGTCCATCCGCTCCGCTGTGCGCACCGAGATCCGCAAGTTCCGCGCGGCTGTCGAGGCCGGCGACAAGGCTGCCGCTGAGTCCCAGCTGCGCGTTGCTTCCCGCAAGCTGGATAAGGCTGTGTCCAAGGGCGTGTTCCACCGCAACAACGCGGCGAACAAGAAGTCCAAGATGGCTCACGCCTTCAACAAGATGGAGGGCTAA
- the rsfS gene encoding ribosome silencing factor produces the protein MTARESAKKYASIAALAASEKLAEEIAVIDVSERLAITECFVIASADNERQVNAIVEEVEDQLAKAGRNHPTRREGTREGRWALLDYEDIVVHIFRGPERQFYGLDRLWADCPLVDVEGLETLTRPEDWGDEVDIRQVSDINQIPLAGEDPSENEI, from the coding sequence GTGACAGCACGAGAATCCGCTAAAAAATACGCATCGATCGCAGCGCTCGCGGCAAGCGAGAAGCTAGCTGAAGAGATCGCCGTGATTGATGTGTCTGAGCGCCTCGCCATTACCGAGTGTTTTGTGATTGCCAGCGCCGACAACGAGCGCCAAGTCAACGCCATCGTGGAGGAGGTCGAGGACCAGCTGGCTAAGGCTGGCCGGAACCACCCCACCCGCCGCGAAGGCACCCGCGAGGGACGGTGGGCGCTGCTGGATTATGAGGACATTGTGGTTCACATCTTCCGCGGCCCTGAGCGCCAGTTCTATGGCCTCGATCGCCTGTGGGCGGACTGCCCGCTGGTGGATGTTGAGGGCCTAGAAACCCTCACTCGCCCTGAGGATTGGGGCGATGAGGTAGATATCCGCCAGGTCAGCGACATCAATCAGATCCCCCTTGCCGGCGAGGATCCCTCCGAGAACGAAATCTAG
- a CDS encoding ComEC/Rec2 family competence protein, with the protein MNTPAAFVELRLVPLACMAWAVTWVVVATDHGMVLAPLLGLAGIAVAMAWRAPGSAVVLGVLAVVHGGVAQLRRVLIHQHPVSHARGHYELRGRVISSAELSGGRNCLTRLRLSRYPADLPVFHSCERWQPERGAQVEASVQLSDDTRAGLNAVIARLQDGRVIAEPRWWHDCANTVRARFIDLVQHTVGERSTGLIPGMVFGDTSLQSENETAAYLATGLSHLSAVSGANVAMVTTACVVLCRLVGAGPRLQCTAAGSALVAFVLLVGPEPSVKRAAVTGTVGLVVVLTASRAEPLHTLSVAIIGLLLWDSDLAVSYGFALSCAATAGIVALNPYLYPRLARLPIPDIVARALSVAIAADIVTMPLIALMAGRVSLVAVAANVTVAAAVAPVTILGLCAVVLVAVRAEPLAALLLHLIEPCTWWIHRCAEFYAGLPWATIDIDSGPHSVIGVVLACCWFLVMLPPRRKGVGKKEGAPQTS; encoded by the coding sequence GTGAACACCCCAGCCGCCTTCGTTGAACTACGCCTCGTGCCCCTTGCCTGCATGGCATGGGCAGTCACCTGGGTAGTGGTAGCCACCGACCACGGGATGGTGCTGGCTCCACTCCTCGGGCTCGCAGGGATCGCAGTAGCGATGGCATGGCGTGCGCCGGGTAGCGCGGTGGTGCTCGGTGTTTTGGCTGTGGTGCACGGCGGTGTCGCTCAGCTACGTCGGGTGCTCATCCATCAACACCCCGTCTCACATGCGCGCGGGCACTATGAGCTCAGGGGGCGTGTTATCAGCAGCGCCGAACTCAGCGGCGGGCGCAACTGCCTTACCCGGTTGCGACTGAGCCGCTACCCAGCTGATCTGCCCGTCTTTCACTCCTGCGAACGCTGGCAACCCGAACGCGGGGCGCAGGTGGAAGCGAGCGTGCAGCTCAGCGACGATACCCGCGCGGGGCTGAATGCCGTTATCGCCCGGTTGCAGGATGGGCGGGTGATTGCCGAGCCGCGTTGGTGGCATGACTGCGCGAATACCGTGCGCGCCCGATTCATTGACCTCGTGCAGCACACAGTGGGGGAGCGCTCTACTGGGCTTATCCCCGGCATGGTCTTTGGTGATACCTCACTGCAGAGTGAGAACGAGACCGCCGCCTACCTTGCTACGGGTCTTAGCCATCTCTCGGCTGTGTCTGGGGCGAATGTGGCCATGGTGACCACAGCCTGCGTGGTGCTGTGCCGGCTCGTTGGAGCAGGCCCGCGCCTGCAATGCACAGCTGCGGGATCCGCACTGGTGGCTTTCGTGCTGCTGGTGGGGCCGGAACCCTCGGTCAAAAGAGCAGCGGTGACGGGAACGGTGGGATTAGTGGTAGTGCTCACCGCCTCTCGTGCCGAACCGCTGCATACCCTGTCGGTGGCCATCATCGGCCTGTTGCTGTGGGACAGTGACCTCGCCGTCAGTTATGGCTTCGCTCTCTCCTGTGCAGCCACGGCGGGGATCGTGGCACTCAACCCGTATCTCTATCCGCGGCTGGCGCGACTACCCATCCCAGACATTGTGGCGCGCGCACTATCCGTAGCGATCGCTGCGGACATCGTGACCATGCCTCTCATTGCCCTCATGGCTGGGCGGGTCTCTCTCGTGGCGGTGGCAGCGAACGTGACCGTGGCCGCTGCAGTAGCACCCGTGACCATTCTGGGGCTGTGCGCTGTGGTGCTGGTGGCGGTGCGGGCTGAGCCGCTTGCAGCTCTGCTATTACATCTCATCGAGCCCTGCACCTGGTGGATCCACCGCTGCGCCGAATTCTATGCAGGCCTGCCTTGGGCCACCATCGATATCGACTCCGGCCCCCACTCCGTCATCGGCGTGGTGCTTGCCTGCTGCTGGTTCCTGGTGATGCTGCCTCCGCGGCGGAAGGGGGTGGGTAAGAAGGAAGGCGCGCCTCAGACCTCGTGA
- the holA gene encoding DNA polymerase III subunit delta, with protein MMEGVSVPALHLVLGEEEFLAERAQRAVVRAVSEQAGQPVPVTKLRAGEVTTSELIELLSPSLFAEERVVVFTHAHEAGEEAAKLLLEAAVDPAEGITLIVLHSGGGRQKKMATKLAKIATVHEAHKIKRHELPGFVNAEFRSHGVRPTPDVVTAVLEGVGSDLRELASAVSQLVSDTDGDVTLQAVRTFYSGVAEVSGFDIADLACAGRVERAVASTRRALQLGVSPVLISAALANSVGAIARLYSVRGRINGQELARVVGLPPWKVEKVAAAARRWSSRNVSEAVIVVAELDAAVKGQGLEPNYAVEFAVRRIAELAR; from the coding sequence ATGATGGAGGGCGTGTCTGTACCAGCCTTGCACCTCGTTCTGGGCGAGGAGGAGTTTCTCGCCGAGCGCGCTCAGCGCGCGGTCGTTCGCGCCGTATCTGAGCAAGCGGGCCAGCCGGTGCCGGTAACCAAGCTGCGCGCCGGTGAGGTCACCACCAGTGAGCTCATCGAGCTGCTTAGCCCTTCGCTTTTTGCTGAGGAACGAGTGGTGGTGTTCACCCACGCACACGAGGCGGGGGAGGAGGCCGCGAAGCTGCTGCTAGAGGCGGCGGTGGACCCAGCGGAGGGCATTACGCTGATCGTGCTGCACTCTGGTGGGGGTCGGCAGAAAAAGATGGCCACCAAGCTGGCCAAGATCGCCACGGTGCACGAGGCGCACAAGATTAAGCGGCACGAGCTTCCCGGCTTCGTCAACGCTGAGTTCCGCTCCCACGGGGTGCGCCCCACCCCGGATGTGGTCACGGCCGTGCTGGAAGGCGTTGGCTCGGATCTCCGAGAGCTTGCCAGCGCGGTGAGCCAGCTGGTCTCCGATACCGATGGCGATGTCACCCTGCAGGCCGTGCGCACGTTCTACTCCGGCGTGGCAGAGGTTTCGGGCTTCGATATTGCCGATCTGGCCTGCGCCGGCCGAGTGGAACGAGCGGTGGCCTCCACCCGTCGCGCCTTGCAGCTTGGGGTATCTCCGGTGTTGATTTCGGCGGCCTTGGCTAACTCGGTGGGGGCGATTGCGCGGCTGTACTCGGTGCGCGGTCGAATCAATGGCCAAGAGCTGGCTCGGGTGGTGGGACTGCCGCCGTGGAAAGTAGAGAAGGTGGCCGCCGCGGCGCGGCGCTGGAGCAGCCGCAATGTCAGTGAAGCCGTCATCGTGGTGGCAGAACTCGACGCCGCGGTAAAAGGCCAAGGCCTAGAACCCAATTACGCGGTGGAGTTCGCCGTGCGTCGCATCGCGGAACTCGCCCGCTAG
- a CDS encoding type II toxin-antitoxin system PemK/MazF family toxin has translation MGDRLGAIASSLRSSVRYVAEQFHPPSDDDLDDTLDTVRERLGISGTETTEDLRRLRAATSVLVHDSRMLSRNIYYAADMDGQAEPGEVVWVWLRTEATSEPEDRALVVVGRTRQTILGLLISSNPEHQNDPSWLDIGSGNWDLAGGQSWVRIDRVIEASELGIRRQGAILPRRRFGKIAHRLRSEFGWS, from the coding sequence ATGGGAGACAGACTCGGCGCCATCGCTTCCTCGCTGCGGTCCTCGGTGCGCTATGTCGCCGAACAATTTCATCCTCCCAGCGACGATGACCTGGACGATACCCTCGACACCGTGCGCGAACGCCTCGGGATCTCCGGCACCGAAACCACCGAAGACTTGCGCCGCTTGCGCGCCGCCACCTCGGTGCTGGTGCACGATAGCCGCATGCTCTCGCGCAACATCTACTACGCAGCAGACATGGACGGCCAAGCAGAGCCGGGCGAGGTGGTGTGGGTGTGGCTGCGCACGGAAGCAACCTCCGAACCGGAAGACCGCGCCCTCGTGGTGGTGGGACGCACCCGCCAAACCATTTTAGGCCTGCTCATCTCCTCCAACCCGGAGCATCAAAACGATCCTTCGTGGCTCGATATCGGTTCCGGCAACTGGGATCTCGCCGGCGGGCAGTCTTGGGTGCGCATTGACCGAGTGATCGAGGCCTCCGAACTGGGTATCAGGCGCCAAGGGGCGATTCTGCCGCGGCGGCGTTTCGGCAAGATCGCGCACCGGCTGCGCTCCGAGTTCGGCTGGAGTTAG
- a CDS encoding helix-hairpin-helix domain-containing protein, which produces MTSASPLDRLRALTRPTGEEDLLHVRYPDNPRLRLTPRHGIIAAVVLLVLGAACVLPQLRGAAPPPVESVAVYDDETVADEPEEIVVAVIGHVANPGLQHLPAGARTDDALRHAAPLPEAQLSAINLAQKLSDGQQLYIPGPGETPAPIGAAGGAPADPAAAAGGKVSLNSADNTALEALPGVGEKTAAAIIAHRESAGPFTSIEQLREVKGIGPAKFEALKDAVTL; this is translated from the coding sequence ATGACTTCAGCCTCCCCTCTTGATCGCCTGCGCGCCCTTACCCGCCCCACCGGCGAAGAAGACCTGCTCCACGTTCGCTACCCCGATAACCCGCGCCTGCGCCTGACCCCGCGCCACGGGATCATCGCAGCTGTGGTCCTGCTTGTGCTCGGCGCGGCGTGTGTGCTGCCACAGCTGCGCGGTGCCGCCCCACCACCGGTGGAGTCGGTGGCTGTGTATGACGATGAGACTGTCGCGGACGAGCCGGAGGAGATCGTGGTGGCCGTGATCGGACATGTCGCCAACCCCGGGCTGCAACATCTGCCCGCGGGGGCACGCACCGATGATGCCTTGCGGCACGCCGCGCCGCTTCCAGAGGCGCAGCTTTCCGCCATCAATCTCGCCCAAAAACTCAGCGACGGACAGCAGCTCTACATCCCTGGGCCGGGCGAGACCCCAGCTCCCATCGGTGCCGCTGGCGGCGCCCCCGCTGATCCCGCTGCAGCCGCCGGCGGAAAAGTCTCGCTCAACAGCGCGGATAACACCGCCCTTGAGGCACTGCCCGGGGTCGGCGAGAAGACGGCCGCTGCCATCATCGCCCATAGAGAATCCGCCGGCCCTTTTACGAGTATTGAGCAACTCCGCGAAGTCAAAGGAATAGGGCCCGCAAAATTTGAGGCGCTCAAGGACGCAGTCACGTTGTGA